The proteins below are encoded in one region of Fulvia fulva chromosome 9, complete sequence:
- a CDS encoding putative dipeptidyl peptidase 4, protein MTMSRLLSLALLLVSATAIDPPRQPHQPLGGGDRRLTYNETTPTARNTATSQSVSWISGDEDGQYVLVSGGALVFRSIASGANSTFVAADKVPADYHAYTISPDQQRVLWATNYTKQYRHSYFANYLIQDVETGDTTPLVDDQVGDIQYAEFAPAGNAIAFVRGNNMFINNNGEITQVTSDGGPDLFHGVPDWVYEEEIFGDRKTFWFSPDAEYIAFLSMNETGVETFTIPYYMNDQEVAPQYPRELDLRYPKVGSTNPTVDFNMLEVASNTIRNVPITAFERDDQVVGEVAWVTEDHSAVIYRVFNRVQDLDKHVLVDPVAGTSQVVRERDGTDGWLDNTLAIQYIGAIGGSGNATNGTYQNATTSTDAYYVDESDESGWMHIYLHSVTGGEAKALTSGEWEVTSILKVDTTRQLIYYLSTEHHSTERHLYSINYFTGEKTALVDDSVPAYWSASFSSKGDYYILSYQGPDVPYQEVYSVNSTTSPLTVLTSNAGLVANISTLALPNITYFELPHPDGYSLNVMQRLPPNFDPTKKYPVLFTPYGGPGAQEVSKSFKTLTWRAYISSDPELEYITYTIDNRGTGYKGRAFRSTVTGHLGRLEPLDQIWAAEQLMAQNSFIDAEKVGMWGWSFGGYLTAKVLEQNSNVFSLGLITAPVSDWRFYDSMYTERYMKRLEDNEAGYNETAVRDVDGFKNVRGGFAVMHGTGDDNVHYQNSAALVDLLVGGGVGPQKMEMVAFTDSDHGIVYNGARAWIYRFLTGRLWEERERESGGLVVQHQWSRREVVV, encoded by the exons ATGACCATGTCCAGACTCCTATCTCTGGCATTACTGCTAGTATCAGCCACGGCTATCGATCCTCCGAGGCAACCGCATCAACCACTTGGAGGAGGCGACAGGCGTCTAACGTACAACGAGACTACACCAACTGCCCGCAACACCGCCACTTCTCAGTCAGTATCCTGGATCTCAGGAGACGAAGATGGCCAATACGTCCTGGTCTCTGGGGGCGCACTGGTCTTCAGAAGCATAGCTAGTGGCGCCAACAGCACGTTCGTAGCTGCCGACAAAGTGCCTGCAGACTACCATGCATACACCATCAGTCCTGATCAGCAGCGAGTGCTGTGGGCGACCAACTACACCAAGCAGTATCGCCATTCCTACTTCGCCAACTACCTCATTCAGGATGTTGAAACTGGGGATACTACACCACTCGTGGATGACCAGGTCGGCGACATTCAGTATGCCGAGTTTGCACCCGCGGGGAATGCTATCGCCTTTGTGAGGGGCAACAACATGTTCATCAACAACAACGGCGAGATCACGCAGGTGACATCTGATGGCGGACCAG ACCTATTCCACGGAGTACCTGACTGGGTCTACGAAGAAGAGATCTTCGGAGATCGCAAGACATTCTGGTTCAGCCCGGATGCAGAATACATCGCCTTCCTGAGCATGAACGAGACAGGCGTGGAGACTTTCACGATCCCATACTACATGAACGACCAGGAAGTGGCACCGCAATACCCTCGTGAATTGGACCTTCGCTACCCAAAAGTCGGATCGACCAACCCAACAGTTGACTTCAACATGCTCGAGGTGGCGTCAAACACTATTCGCAACGTCCCGATCACTGCGTTCGAACGTGACGACCAGGTAGTTGGAGAAGTTGCGTGGGTTACTGAGGATCATTCAGCTGTCATCTACCGCGTGTTCAATCGTGTGCAAGATCTAGACAAGCATGTATTGGTCGATCCCGTTGCAGGAACCTCGCAGGTTGTCCGCGAGCGAGACGGCACCGATGGCTGGCTCGACAACACGCTGGCGATACAATACATCGGAGCGATTGGAGGCAGTGGTAATGCCACGAACGGGACTTACCAGAACGCAACTACATCTACCGATGCCTACTACGTAGATGAGTCCGACGAGAGCGGCTGGATGCACATCTACCTCCACTCTGTCACAGGCGGCGAAGCCAAAGCCCTTACGTCTGGAGAGTGGGAAGTTACCTCAATCCTCAAAGTCGACACAACCCGCCAATTGATCTACTATCTTTCCACCGAACACCACAGCACGGAACGCCATCTCTACTCCATCAACTACTTCACTGGCGAGAAGACGGCCCTCGTAGACGACTCAGTCCCCGCCTACTGGTCCGCCTCCTTCTCCTCAAAAGGCGACTACTACATCCTCTCCTACCAAGGCCCCGACGTCCCCTACCAAGAAGTCTACAGCGTCAACTCCACCACCTCCCCCCTTACTGTCTTAACTTCCAACGCCGGCTTGGTAGCCAACATCAGCACCCTCGCCCTCCCAAACATAACCTACTTCGAGCTCCCCCACCCCGACGGCTACAGCCTAAACGTAATGCAACGCCTCCCGCCCAACTTCGACCCCACCAAAAAGTACCCAGTCCTCTTCACGCCCTACGGCGGCCCAGGTGCCCAGGAGGTCTCCAAATCCTTCAAAACTCTGACCTGGCGCGCCTACATCTCCTCAGACCCCGAACTCGAATACATCACCTACACGATCGACAACCGCGGCACAGGCTACAAAGGTCGCGCCTTCCGCAGCACCGTTACCGGCCACCTCGGCCGCTTGGAGCCCCTGGACCAAATCTGGGCAGCGGAACAACTCATGGCCCAGAACTCCTTCATCGACGCCGAGAAAGTGGGCATGTGGGGCTGGTCTTTCGGTGGGTACTTGACCGCCAAAGTCCTCGAGCAAAACTCcaacgtcttctccctcggcCTCATCACGGCGCCCGTCTCCGACTGGCGTTTCTACGACTCCATGTATACGGAGCGCTACATGAAGCGGCTAGAAGACAACGAGGCGGGCTACAACGAGACTGCCGTGCGGGACGTGGATGGGTTTAAGAATGTCCGAGGCGGGTTTGCGGTTATGCATGGGACGGGGGATGATAATGTGCATTATCAGAATTCTGCTGCGTTGGTGGATTTGTTGGTGGGGGGTGGGGTGGGGCCGCAGAAGATGGAGATGGTGGCGTTTACGGATAGTGATCATGGGATTGTGTATAATGGGGCCAGGGCGTGGATTTATCGGTTTTTGACGGGGAGGTTGTGGGAGGAGAGGGAGAGGGAGAGTGGGGGGTTGGTTGTGCAGCATCAGTGGAGTAGGAGGGAGGTTGTTGTTTGA
- a CDS encoding Phosphoribosylaminoimidazole carboxylase yields MASEKAVGVLGGGQLGRMLVEAANLLEIKVNFLDKPGSPAKQVANHDGHVNGSFKDRRAIQELANRSDVVTVEIEHVDTEMLEELCEQVDVQPSWKTIRTIQDKFLQKWHLKKYGVASAESVALEEPTIRELEKVSGELGLPLMLKTRKDAYDGRGNFAIKTKTDFKPALEALGANRELYAEKWANFRMELAVMVVKTENEVLSFPTTETIHEDSICKLTYTPARGVSKEINKKAQELAKHAVSCFWGKGVFGVEMFLLMNDEILINEIAPRPHNSGHYTIEGCPVSQYEAHLRAILDLPLHQEDLELREPSIMLNILGTEAPDSHLIAAREAIKQRRTKVHLYGKGTATKGRKMGHITVCAKTMSEAERLIQPMIDHVDAGKPKPTPTISRANTTTADSETTDSAPQQESNPLVAIVMGSDSDLPVLQPGLSILSKFGIPYTTRITSAHRTPSWMAEFATSAKDTTIRVIIAAAGGAAHLPGMTAAYTPLPVIGVPVKPSIGDGMDSLLSICNMPRGVPVATVSINNSVNAALLAARILGSADMEIRRRVETYMADSEREVRAKDEKLVEIGAEAYAEQYLGKALPPIPIANANTNNKTTSFADVPETKRYNITSPPNGIGSPGHSRRFSLLRSISKSSSRTTSSSRRSEGGSGSGSGSEKTV; encoded by the exons ATGGCATCTGAGAAAGCGGTGGGAGTGCTTGGCGGAGGCCAACTCGGTCGCATGCTGGTGGAAGCCGCAAACCTGCTAGAAATCAAAGTCAACTTCCTCGACAAGCCCGGATCACCCGCGAAGCAAGTCGCAAACCACGACGGACACGTCAATGGCTCTTTTAAAGACCGACGGGCGATACAGGAGCTTGCTAACCGTTCCGACGTGGTGACGGTGGAAATTGAGCATGTGGACACGGAAATGCTCGAGGAGCTCTGTGAGCAGGTCGATGTGCAGCCCAGCTGGAAGACGATCCGGACGATCCAGGACAAGTTTTTGCAGAAGTGGCATCTGAAGAAGTATGGAGTGGCGTCGGCGGAGAGTGTCGCGCTGGAGGAGCCGACGATTAGGGAATTGGAGAAGGTCAGTGGCGAGTTGGGACTGCCGTTGATGTTGAAGACGAGGAAGGATGCGTATGATGGACGAGGCAACTTTGCTATCAAGACGAAGACGGATTTCAAGCCTGCGCTGGAAGCACTGGGCGCGAATCGCGAGCTGTACGCAGAGAAGTGGGCCAACTTCCGTATGGAGCTGGCAGTCATGGTGGTCAAGACGGAGAATGAGGTGCTTTCATTCCCAACAACAGAAACGATCCACGAAGACAGCATCTGCAAGCTCACATACACTCCTGCAAGAGGTGTTAGTAAGGAGATCAACAAGAAAGCTCAAGAACTGGCCAAACATGCCGTCTCCTGCTTCTGGGGCAAAGGTGTCTTTGGCGTGGAAATGTTCCTGCTCATGAACGACGAGATCCTCATCAACGAAATCGCACCGCGACCGCATAACTCTGGACACTACACGATCGAAGGCTGCCCCGTCTCCCAGTACGAAGCTCATCTCCGCGCCATCCTCGACCTACCGCTCCACCAAGAAGACCTCGAACTCCGCGAACCAAGCATCATGCTCAACATCCTAGGCACCGAAGCACCCGACTCGCACCTCATCGCCGCTCGCGAAGCCATCAAGCAGCGCCGAACAAAAGTGCACCTCTACGGCAAAGGCACAGCAACCAAAGGCCGCAAAATGGGCCACATCACCGTCTGCGCCAAAACCATGTCCGAAGCCGAACGCCTCATCCAACCCATGATAGACCACGTCGACGCCGGCAAGCCCAAACCCACCCCGACCATCTCCCGCGCCAACACCACCACCGCAGACTCAGAAACCACCGACTCCGCTCCCCAGCAAGAGTCCAACCCCCTCGTAGCAATCGTAATGGGCTCCGACTCCGACCTCCCCGTCCTCCAACCGGGCCTATCGATCCTCTCCAAATTCGGCATCCCCTACACCACCCGCATAACCTCTGCCCACCGCACCCCATCCTGGATGGCCGAATTCGCCACCAGCGCCAAAGACACCACCATCCGCGTCATCATCGCCGCAGCCGGCGGCGCCGCTCACCTCCCCGGTATGACAGCCGCCTACACGCCTCTCCCCGTCATCGGCGTCCCCGTGAAGCCCAGTATTGGAGATGGCATGGACTCGTTGCTGAGTATCTGCAATATGCCGCGCGGCGTGCCTGTCGCGACGGTTTCCATCAATAATAGCGTCAACGCGGCTCTCCTTGCGGCGAGAATTCTTGGGAGCGCGGATATGGAGATTCGACGGAGGGTGGAGACGTATATGGCTGATTCTGAGAGGGAAGTGCGCGCGAAGGATGAGAAGTTGGTGGAGATTGGGGCGGAGGCGTATGCGGAGCAGTATTTGG GCAAAGCCCTCCCCCCCATCCCCATCGCGAACGCCAACACGAACAACAAAACAACCTCCTTCGCCGACGTCCCCGAGACAAAACGCTACAACATCACCAGCCCCCCAAACGGAATTGGAAGCCCCGGCCATAGTCGGAGATTCTCGCTCTTGAGGAGTATCAGTAAGAGTAGTTCCAGAACAACATCCTCGTCGAGGAGGAGTGAGGGTGGGAGTGGGAGTGGGAGTGGGAGTGAGAAGACGGTTTAG
- a CDS encoding 60S ribosomal protein L18-B: protein MGIDLDKHHVSSGHRKAPSSTNPYRKLLHKLYTFLNRRTDSKFNATVLRRLRMSRINTPPLSISKIVAISANKHNAEQQDGKIRAVVGTVTDDNRLLEVPKLSICALKFTATARARILKAGGECLTFDELALKAPTGSNVILLRGPKNSRESVKHFGFGPHTDKKPFVESKGRKFERARGRRRSRGFKV from the exons ATGGGTATCG ATCTCGACAAGCACCACGTGTCCTCGGGTCACCGAAAG GCGCCATCCAGCACCAACCCGTACCGAAAGCTGTTGCACAAGTTGTACACTTTCCTCAACCGCCGAACCGACAGCAAGTTCAATGCTACCGTTCTGAGGAG ACTGCGCATGTCGCGCATCAACACCCCACCACTCTCGATCTCCAAGATTGTGGCCATCTCCGCCAACAAGCACAACGCTGAGCAGCAGGATGGCAAGATCCGAGCTGTCGTCGGCACTGTCACCGATGACAACCGTCTCCTCGAGGTTCCAAAGTTGAGCATCTGCGCTCTCAAGTTCACTGCCACTGCCCGTGCCCGCATCCTCAAGGCCGGCGGTGAGTGCCTCACCTTCGACGAGCTCGCCCTCAAGGCACCAACTGGCTCCAACGTCATCCTCCTCCGTGGACCAAAGAACTCGCGTGAGTCCGTCAAGCACTTCGGCTTCGGCCCACACACCGACAAG AAGCCATTCGTCGAGAGCAAGGGCCGCAAGTTCGAGCGTGCCCGTGGTCGCAGACGGTCGCGTGGTTTCAAGGTCTAA
- a CDS encoding Carboxypeptidase 2, whose translation MNIKILPRYNVDGVHYFQRRYTSNVDANRDQLKLDSRQTQQIKKVFSDFDPHISIDVHEFIASKIYGGDYQHGSDAMVAGGNNLNIHPNSREQIFKHWIPAIGERLQSHSLRWEMYAAGKMDFTSGSRILLKEAATEPANGRNSMGLTQSSTFLLETRGIRLADQHFQRRVAAGLLSLEAILEHARDNHQEVLATVQDARKDFTNSKDDIVVTDFPELIKRSFTMVDMNNGSIVQVPIDFYDSTPATANLTRARPEAYLIPRTWIRIAERLQILGLDVETLDYEYRGAVEVYNITSSSLATEITEGHVLNTVTTEALVNLPAGSFLVSTRQKNAALAFVTLEPENVDSYVSFSGIIQRLPAPERYLLAAIWVSLVSTLCHD comes from the coding sequence ATGAACATCAAGATCCTGCCGAGATACAACGTCGATGGTGTGCACTACTTTCAGCGCCGATATACATCGAATGTAGATGCCAACCGCGACCAGTTGAAGTTGGACAGCCGGCAGACTCAACAGATCAAGAAAGTGTTCAGTGACTTCGATCCGCATATTTCAATCGATGTGCATGAGTTCATTGCGTCGAAGATTTATGGCGGGGATTACCAGCATGGTTCAGATGCGATGGTCGCAGGTGGCAACAACCTGAACATACATCCGAACTCAAGAGAGCAAATCTTCAAACACTGGATACCTGCGATTGGCGAGCGCCTCCAAAGTCACAGTCTTCGTTGGGAAATGTATGCCGCTGGAAAGATGGACTTCACATCAGGTTCTAGGATTCTTTTGAAAGAGGCTGCGACTGAACCGGCCAATGGTCGCAACTCTATGGGTCTGACACAGAGCAGCACTTTCCTTCTGGAGACGCGTGGGATTCGCCTAGCAGATCAACACTTTCAGAGACGTGTTGCCGCCGGCCTTCTTAGTCTCGAGGCCATCTTGGAGCACGCACGCGACAATCATCAAGAGGTGCTGGCCACAGTTCAGGATGCTCGCAAGGACTTCACCAACAGCAAAGATGATATCGTGGTCACAGACTTCCCAGAACTTATCAAGCGATCTTTCACCATGGTCGACATGAACAACGGAAGCATTGTGCAGGTACCCATCGACTTCTACGACAGTACGCCCGCTACCGCCAATCTCACCCGCGCAAGACCCGAGGCATACCTCATACCGAGAACATGGATCCGTATTGCGGAGCGGCTCCAGATCCTCGGTCTGGACGTGGAAACCTTGGACTACGAGTATCGTGGCGCGGTAGAGGTGTATAACATCACATCGAGCTCCCTAGCTACTGAGATCACCGAGGGCCACGTTCTCAATACCGTCACGACAGAGGCACTCGTCAACTTGCCAGCAGGTAGCTTCCTGGTCAGCACGAGGCAGAAGAATGCTGCGCTGGCGTTTGTGACGCTGGAGCCGGAGAATGTCGATTCGTACGTCAGCTTCAGTGGTATTATACAGCGTCTGCCAGCGCCGGAACGCTATCTCCTTGCCGCAATATGGGTGTCACTGGTGAGTACGCTATGCCACGATTAG